The following coding sequences are from one Paenibacillus sp. JDR-2 window:
- a CDS encoding spore germination protein, which translates to MSADASSKPEADAPLLECLEENEQTIKEILRNCYDVVFRRIRIYGQINTLLVYMDGLVDTKALDNVLLKPWMLESPSIDLRDKESVDSILEQQLVAVSKTTSAKSINEIVHGILSANVVILTDGAKHAVIADLKGFEQRAVEEPSNEITIRGPREGFTENLNVNTSMLRRKIQSPRLKMESVTVGSLSKTTVVISYIEGIAKESVVEEVRKRVSQIQIDTVLGGNFIEEFIEDHPFTLFPQVQNTERPDIVAAYLAERKVAVFVDGSPFVLIAPCTLWSAFQSADDYYERFLYATMIRWLRMVLIIGSLFLPSMYVAITTFHPQLLPANFLLSITSAREGVPFPAVIEAFLMEFLFEGLREAGIRMPRPTGSAISIVGALVIGQAAVEAGIVSAPMVIVVSITGIASLITPRYSMGIAFRMLRFPMLIFSGLFGLYGIAMATLFLHIHLTNLESFGVPYLSPVSPLTKSDLKDILIRAPRWSMHTLPLSGSKRNGFRFPKGQRRGSQGDDLG; encoded by the coding sequence ATGTCTGCTGACGCAAGCTCCAAACCTGAAGCGGATGCTCCGCTCCTTGAGTGTCTTGAAGAAAACGAACAGACGATTAAAGAGATATTACGCAACTGTTACGACGTCGTCTTCCGGCGTATCCGAATCTATGGTCAAATTAATACTTTACTAGTCTATATGGATGGTTTAGTAGATACAAAAGCGTTGGATAATGTGTTGTTAAAGCCCTGGATGCTGGAATCACCGTCTATCGACTTGAGAGATAAAGAGTCAGTTGATTCCATATTGGAGCAACAGCTGGTAGCCGTCTCAAAAACGACATCCGCAAAGTCCATAAACGAGATTGTACACGGGATCCTTTCGGCTAATGTGGTCATCCTGACGGACGGGGCCAAGCATGCTGTCATCGCAGATTTGAAAGGCTTCGAGCAAAGGGCTGTTGAAGAGCCTTCCAATGAGATTACGATACGGGGGCCAAGAGAAGGCTTTACCGAAAATCTAAACGTAAACACAAGCATGCTTCGCCGGAAAATTCAAAGTCCAAGACTTAAAATGGAGTCGGTTACCGTCGGCAGTCTATCGAAAACTACCGTAGTTATCTCTTATATAGAGGGAATCGCAAAAGAATCGGTTGTCGAAGAGGTCCGTAAACGTGTCAGCCAAATTCAAATCGATACGGTGCTTGGCGGAAATTTTATCGAGGAGTTCATTGAAGATCATCCGTTTACCTTGTTTCCGCAAGTTCAGAATACGGAGCGCCCGGATATAGTGGCTGCCTATCTTGCGGAAAGGAAAGTAGCGGTATTCGTAGACGGAAGTCCGTTTGTTCTTATCGCCCCATGTACCTTATGGAGTGCTTTCCAATCCGCGGACGATTACTATGAAAGATTCCTGTACGCCACTATGATCCGCTGGCTGCGGATGGTTCTGATTATCGGTTCCTTGTTCCTGCCCTCCATGTATGTCGCCATTACCACCTTCCATCCGCAATTGCTGCCCGCGAATTTCTTGCTTAGCATTACCTCCGCGAGAGAGGGCGTTCCTTTCCCCGCGGTAATTGAAGCCTTTCTAATGGAATTTCTGTTCGAAGGTTTGCGCGAGGCAGGAATACGCATGCCGCGGCCGACAGGATCGGCTATCAGCATTGTTGGCGCCCTGGTTATCGGGCAGGCAGCCGTTGAAGCGGGTATAGTTTCTGCTCCGATGGTTATCGTGGTTTCAATAACGGGTATCGCTTCGCTTATTACTCCCAGGTACAGCATGGGAATCGCTTTTCGAATGCTTCGTTTCCCGATGCTTATTTTTTCGGGGCTATTTGGGCTATACGGCATTGCCATGGCAACGTTATTCCTTCATATCCACCTGACGAACCTGGAGTCGTTCGGAGTGCCTTATCTAAGTCCGGTTTCACCGCTGACCAAATCCGATTTGAAGGACATTCTCATCCGTGCGCCAAGATGGAGCATGCACACGTTGCCGTTATCGGGTTCCAAGCGTAACGGGTTTCGATTTCCCAAAGGTCAGAGACGAGGCAGCCAAGGAGACGATCTGGGATGA
- a CDS encoding GerAB/ArcD/ProY family transporter produces the protein MKISGYQLFWLMFTMEFGMTAIFTLSPAVFLAKQDTWISILFATLIALATTFVAVKLSLLYPEMTFIQSSQLILGRWLGKLVLIPYFLMWITVTGVILREFADFVFITLFNATPLWAIILIMLGAVVYATGSGGLRSIARSGEIIGPVTAIGCIFVFILSMKDWDWYRLLPIYANTGIKPILEGSLTPASFLAESFMVVMLVAFVKKPQQVMKASMLGVVAAATAVLSMTAIVLLVFGPNLPAKFIYPLCSVVSFISVMDFLQNIDILIVVLWIVSIFTKLSLYMFITSYGTAQLFRIKKWRRTVWWIAPIVFVLSLLPHNTNDTMNYAKSIWHDWIFPINLVGIPLILWIIGSVRKKITLKT, from the coding sequence ATGAAAATCTCCGGTTATCAGTTGTTTTGGTTGATGTTCACAATGGAATTTGGCATGACGGCGATTTTTACGCTGTCGCCCGCCGTTTTTTTGGCCAAACAGGATACTTGGATTTCAATCCTCTTTGCCACTTTGATTGCATTAGCCACAACCTTTGTTGCCGTAAAATTAAGTCTGCTGTATCCGGAGATGACGTTTATCCAATCCAGTCAGCTGATCCTTGGGAGATGGCTTGGAAAACTCGTGTTAATTCCTTATTTCCTCATGTGGATTACGGTGACCGGCGTTATATTAAGAGAATTCGCCGATTTCGTGTTCATTACTTTATTTAATGCGACACCGCTCTGGGCGATCATTCTTATCATGTTAGGCGCGGTTGTGTATGCCACCGGCAGCGGGGGACTTAGGAGCATTGCCCGCAGCGGCGAAATTATCGGGCCTGTGACCGCTATCGGCTGTATTTTCGTTTTTATCCTCAGCATGAAGGACTGGGATTGGTACAGGTTGCTCCCGATATACGCGAACACGGGGATTAAGCCTATTCTCGAAGGAAGCTTGACGCCTGCCTCCTTTTTGGCGGAATCGTTTATGGTGGTCATGCTCGTGGCCTTCGTGAAAAAGCCGCAGCAAGTCATGAAAGCCTCCATGCTTGGAGTAGTTGCCGCTGCAACCGCCGTTCTGTCCATGACCGCAATTGTCCTGTTGGTTTTTGGGCCTAATTTGCCGGCTAAATTTATTTATCCGCTTTGTTCCGTCGTATCGTTTATTTCGGTGATGGATTTTCTCCAAAACATAGACATCTTGATTGTTGTGTTATGGATTGTCAGTATCTTTACGAAGCTGTCCCTTTACATGTTCATCACAAGCTACGGTACCGCGCAGCTGTTTCGCATAAAGAAATGGAGACGGACCGTTTGGTGGATAGCCCCGATTGTATTTGTCCTTTCCCTGCTTCCGCATAATACAAACGACACGATGAACTATGCAAAGTCCATCTGGCATGATTGGATCTTCCCGATTAATTTGGTAGGGATACCACTGATTCTGTGGATTATAGGCTCTGTTCGCAAAAAGATAACGTTAAAGACATAA
- a CDS encoding Ger(x)C family spore germination protein, protein MKYRSGAILLCVACFVIATGCWDREELSDRAFDLAASTDLAKDGSYLSAGQFIIPSRVSGKSSNGDPYFIETGSGKTLLDAVQQTRQKLSRIITRGHRRNYYIGEELAKHGIKDMLDGFSRDPGNRIRLDIWVVKGGKGLEALQVHYPLEKIPSVASVKIHRAIGGTTGTSYLDFIMAASDEGSSPTLPVVDIVKGDSPQETIRFYGRAIFNHDYKLVGYLNFVEGAYRQWILRKIAYLDLAEEIPEAGGSVGVIIHHFGSSLKSSVSDSNKVKMEVVLTGSGHVSENNTNLNLNNSENLRLVQNEINKKTSEHVLAMITKVQKKYGTDVLGFNHILNRQHPAAWNRMKSQWETIFPEIEVNVRVKINLKYVGLVGPPLQYKESEIK, encoded by the coding sequence ATGAAATACCGCTCTGGAGCTATTCTCTTATGTGTAGCCTGCTTCGTTATCGCGACGGGCTGCTGGGACCGCGAAGAGTTGTCCGACCGGGCATTTGATTTGGCCGCATCGACGGATCTGGCGAAAGACGGGAGCTATTTGTCTGCGGGGCAATTTATAATCCCATCCAGAGTATCGGGCAAATCGAGCAATGGGGATCCTTATTTTATAGAAACGGGCAGCGGAAAAACGCTTCTGGACGCTGTTCAGCAAACGCGGCAGAAGCTTTCCCGGATAATTACCCGCGGCCACAGACGGAATTATTATATCGGGGAGGAACTGGCCAAGCATGGGATTAAGGATATGCTGGATGGCTTCTCCCGGGATCCCGGCAATCGGATTCGATTGGATATTTGGGTAGTTAAAGGCGGGAAGGGACTGGAAGCTCTGCAGGTGCATTATCCGTTAGAGAAGATTCCTTCGGTTGCGTCCGTCAAAATTCACCGGGCAATAGGAGGAACGACGGGAACGTCCTATCTTGATTTCATAATGGCAGCCAGTGACGAAGGCAGCAGTCCGACCTTGCCCGTTGTCGATATCGTAAAGGGAGATTCCCCGCAAGAGACGATCCGGTTTTATGGCCGCGCTATATTTAACCACGATTATAAGCTGGTCGGATATTTGAACTTCGTGGAGGGCGCTTACCGGCAATGGATTCTGAGGAAAATCGCTTATTTGGACTTGGCGGAAGAAATTCCGGAAGCAGGCGGGAGCGTAGGCGTTATTATCCATCACTTCGGTTCCAGCTTAAAGAGCAGCGTATCGGACTCTAATAAGGTGAAAATGGAGGTTGTATTGACGGGCTCGGGACACGTCTCCGAGAATAATACGAATTTGAACCTGAACAACTCGGAAAATTTAAGGCTGGTCCAGAATGAAATCAACAAGAAGACAAGCGAACATGTTCTTGCCATGATTACTAAGGTCCAGAAGAAATACGGAACCGACGTATTAGGCTTTAATCATATTTTGAACCGCCAGCATCCCGCCGCATGGAACCGTATGAAGAGCCAATGGGAAACGATTTTTCCGGAGATCGAAGTAAACGTGCGGGTCAAAATCAATTTGAAATACGTAGGTTTGGTTGGACCTCCTCTTCAATATAAAGAAAGCGAGATTAAATAA